The proteins below are encoded in one region of Neoasaia chiangmaiensis:
- a CDS encoding CsbD family protein, whose translation MSAMTDKISGAANKATGTVKEKIGKATDDTDLQAEGAAQRLKGSAQNVKGQAKDKINKI comes from the coding sequence ATGAGCGCGATGACAGACAAGATTTCCGGTGCGGCCAACAAGGCGACGGGCACCGTCAAGGAAAAGATCGGCAAGGCGACCGACGATACGGACCTGCAGGCCGAAGGCGCGGCACAGCGCCTGAAGGGCAGTGCGCAGAACGTCAAGGGTCAGGCGAAAGACAAGATCAACAAGATCTGA
- the gpmI gene encoding 2,3-bisphosphoglycerate-independent phosphoglycerate mutase has product MNDQTLSVPRPVMLVILDGFGDSAAVEDNAVALAHTPNFDRLWDRSPHAYLRTCGEDVGLPEGQMGNSEVGHLNIGAGRVVMQDLPRISRAARDGSLAQNPALLDFIETLRKSGGTCHLMGLVSPGGVHAHQDHIAALARIVTAAGVPVALHLFSDGRDTAPKSGEDAIRRLVAELPKGATIATISGRYYAMDRDNRWERVRLAYDALTEGAGPKTIDPLAVLPEHYDRDVTDEFVLPTVIGDYSGMKDGDGILSANFRADRIRELLDALLQPAFEGFTRPRHIQFAAACGMTRYSADLASLMSVLFPKEPMIDLLGDVVSHAGKRQLRMAETEKYPHVTYFLNGGKEKLLEGEERILVPSPKVATYDLQPEMSAPELTDRAVEAIDSGRFDLIVLNYANPDMVGHTGVLAAAVKACEAVDQGLGRIADAIGRAGGALLVTADHGNCETMRDPDTGGVHTAHTLNRVPVLLAGRPAATLHDGRLADLAPTLLSLLGLRQPETMTGVSLLDA; this is encoded by the coding sequence ATGAACGACCAGACCCTCTCCGTGCCGCGCCCTGTCATGCTTGTCATTCTTGACGGCTTCGGCGACAGCGCAGCCGTGGAGGACAATGCCGTCGCGCTGGCGCATACGCCGAATTTCGATCGGCTCTGGGATCGTAGCCCCCACGCCTACCTCCGCACCTGCGGCGAGGATGTCGGTCTTCCCGAAGGCCAGATGGGCAACTCGGAAGTCGGCCACCTGAACATCGGCGCAGGCCGGGTCGTGATGCAGGATCTCCCGCGCATCTCCCGCGCCGCACGCGATGGCTCTCTGGCGCAAAACCCCGCTCTGCTGGATTTCATCGAAACGCTGCGCAAATCGGGCGGTACCTGTCATCTCATGGGCCTCGTATCTCCCGGTGGTGTTCACGCCCATCAGGATCACATTGCGGCGCTGGCCCGTATCGTGACAGCCGCCGGCGTTCCCGTTGCCCTGCACCTTTTCAGCGACGGCCGGGATACCGCGCCCAAATCGGGCGAGGACGCCATCAGGCGGCTTGTTGCAGAGCTGCCGAAAGGCGCAACGATCGCCACGATCAGTGGCCGTTACTATGCCATGGACCGGGACAACCGATGGGAGCGCGTTCGCCTCGCCTACGACGCCCTGACCGAGGGCGCCGGCCCGAAAACGATTGATCCTCTCGCGGTCCTGCCAGAGCATTATGATCGCGACGTGACCGACGAATTCGTTCTTCCCACCGTCATCGGCGACTATTCCGGCATGAAGGACGGCGACGGCATCCTTTCTGCCAATTTCCGTGCCGATCGTATTCGCGAACTGCTGGATGCCCTCCTCCAGCCGGCTTTCGAGGGCTTTACACGGCCACGCCACATCCAGTTCGCCGCCGCCTGCGGCATGACACGCTACAGCGCCGATCTGGCATCGCTGATGAGCGTGCTATTCCCCAAGGAACCGATGATCGACCTTCTCGGCGACGTCGTCTCCCATGCCGGAAAGCGGCAACTCCGTATGGCGGAGACCGAAAAATATCCGCACGTCACCTATTTCCTGAACGGCGGGAAGGAAAAGCTGCTGGAAGGCGAAGAACGCATCCTCGTCCCTTCGCCCAAAGTCGCGACCTACGATCTCCAGCCCGAAATGTCGGCGCCGGAACTCACCGATCGCGCCGTCGAGGCGATCGATAGCGGTCGCTTCGACCTGATCGTGCTGAACTATGCAAATCCGGACATGGTCGGCCACACCGGCGTTCTCGCCGCCGCGGTCAAAGCCTGCGAAGCGGTGGATCAGGGTCTTGGCCGTATCGCCGACGCCATCGGGCGCGCCGGCGGCGCGCTGCTCGTGACAGCCGATCACGGCAATTGCGAAACCATGCGCGATCCCGACACCGGCGGCGTGCATACGGCGCACACGCTGAACCGCGTCCCGGTTCTCCTGGCCGGCAGGCCGGCTGCCACGTTGCACGACGGTCGTCTGGCCGATCTGGCCCCGACACTGCTGTCCCTGCTCGGCCTGCGGCAACCCGAAACCATGACGGGCGTGTCATTGCTCGACGCCTGA
- a CDS encoding ABC transporter ATP-binding protein — MNAEPQRPTRIDPTAPRGRRMLHRIWREEVMRLPSRVMTVIFLTVATAGLTALYPLVIKRAVDMFAAHDPRILYQVPAIVVIVTSLKAASQYGQTIAVQGLVLAVIRHLQERMFRHALLADIARIEEEAPAQWAARFTTDAISIREAMIRAVNALGDVVTVIGLVGAMIFTDWELSLIALVLYPVAAVPIERLGKRVRRASGGMQEQIGMTATLLNESFALARQVRIYRMEESEARRVDRSLDLLHHAFLRIAKGRARVDPVLEVLGGTAIAAVLGFAGWRAAMGGATLGDFTAFITALLTAARPLRSLGSLNAALQEGLGGLERVFGVIDEPPAVAQRPDARSLPPGHGHLVFSKVGFAYPDGRIGLHDLSFDVQPGYTVALVGPSGAGKSTALSLVPRLHDVSRGAILLDGIDLRDLTLDGLRDAIAYVSQETTLFDMSVLDNIRIGRPDAPREEVEAAAMAAAVDFADTLPQGLDTLVGPGGQRLSGGQRQRVALARALLRDPRLLLLDEATSALDSESEAKVQQALVNLRQGRTTLIVAHRLATVKAANLIVVMSQGCAVEAGTHAELLRADGLYARLVRTQSLELVD; from the coding sequence ATGAACGCCGAACCGCAACGCCCGACCCGTATCGACCCCACAGCGCCACGCGGTCGGCGCATGCTGCATCGCATCTGGCGTGAGGAGGTGATGCGCCTGCCGAGCCGCGTGATGACCGTCATTTTCCTGACGGTGGCGACGGCGGGACTGACGGCGCTGTATCCGCTCGTCATCAAGCGGGCGGTCGATATGTTCGCGGCGCACGATCCGCGCATCCTTTATCAGGTGCCGGCGATCGTCGTGATCGTGACCAGCCTGAAGGCGGCCTCCCAGTATGGGCAGACGATCGCTGTGCAGGGACTTGTGCTGGCGGTGATCCGGCATCTTCAGGAGCGGATGTTCCGGCATGCGCTCCTGGCCGACATCGCGCGGATCGAGGAAGAGGCGCCGGCGCAGTGGGCGGCACGTTTCACGACGGATGCCATCTCGATCCGGGAAGCGATGATCCGCGCCGTCAACGCCCTGGGCGATGTGGTGACGGTGATCGGGCTTGTTGGCGCGATGATCTTCACCGACTGGGAACTGAGCCTGATCGCGCTGGTGCTCTATCCCGTTGCCGCCGTGCCGATCGAGCGCCTCGGCAAGCGCGTGCGCCGCGCATCGGGCGGGATGCAGGAACAGATCGGCATGACGGCGACACTGCTCAACGAGAGCTTCGCACTGGCCCGGCAGGTGCGCATCTATCGCATGGAAGAGTCGGAGGCGCGGCGCGTCGATCGGTCACTCGACCTTCTGCATCATGCTTTCCTTCGCATCGCCAAGGGCAGGGCGCGCGTCGATCCTGTACTGGAAGTGCTTGGCGGCACGGCGATCGCCGCGGTTCTGGGTTTTGCCGGCTGGCGTGCCGCGATGGGTGGCGCGACGCTTGGCGATTTTACGGCGTTCATCACGGCATTGCTGACCGCGGCCCGCCCCCTACGGTCGCTCGGTTCCCTGAACGCTGCCTTGCAGGAAGGGCTCGGGGGGCTGGAGCGTGTTTTCGGTGTGATCGACGAACCGCCTGCGGTCGCCCAGCGTCCCGATGCGCGTTCGTTGCCGCCGGGGCATGGACATCTGGTGTTTTCGAAGGTCGGGTTCGCCTATCCGGACGGGCGCATCGGTCTGCATGACCTCTCCTTCGATGTGCAGCCGGGATATACGGTGGCGCTGGTGGGTCCGTCCGGTGCCGGCAAATCGACGGCGCTTTCGCTTGTGCCACGTCTGCACGATGTCTCGCGCGGTGCCATCCTCCTCGACGGCATCGACCTGCGCGATCTGACGCTCGACGGACTGCGCGATGCGATTGCCTATGTCAGCCAGGAAACGACGCTGTTCGACATGTCGGTGCTGGACAATATCCGTATCGGCCGACCCGATGCGCCACGGGAAGAGGTCGAGGCTGCGGCGATGGCGGCAGCCGTCGATTTTGCCGATACGCTGCCGCAGGGACTGGATACGCTGGTCGGACCCGGCGGGCAGCGGCTTTCCGGGGGGCAACGTCAGCGTGTGGCCCTGGCGCGGGCATTGCTGCGCGACCCGCGCCTGCTACTGCTGGATGAGGCGACCAGCGCGCTGGATTCCGAAAGCGAGGCCAAGGTTCAGCAGGCATTGGTCAATCTACGACAGGGTCGGACGACGCTGATCGTGGCCCATCGTCTGGCGACGGTGAAAGCAGCCAACCTGATCGTCGTCATGAGTCAGGGGTGCGCGGTGGAGGCCGGAACGCATGCCGAACTTCTGCGGGCGGACGGGCTCTATGCCCGGCTTGTGCGCACGCAATCGCTCGAACTGGTTGACTGA
- the upp gene encoding uracil phosphoribosyltransferase translates to MSETTVPTPPVVLDHPLVLHKLTRLRQVSTSTAGFRRLTRELSLLMCYEATRDLATEPVEIETPIERMEGRALSGKKLCFISILRAGNGILDGMLDLVPAARVGHIGLYRDHDTLEAIEYYMKLPEDVADRDCIVVDPMLATGHSAAAAIDRVKAAGVKYIIFVCLLAAPEGVAYLNERHPDVKIVTCAIDRGLNEKGYIVPGLGDAGDRLFGTR, encoded by the coding sequence ATGAGCGAAACGACCGTCCCCACCCCGCCCGTTGTACTCGATCATCCGCTGGTGCTGCATAAGCTGACGCGGCTGCGTCAGGTATCGACATCCACCGCCGGATTTCGCCGCCTGACGCGCGAGCTCAGCCTGCTGATGTGCTATGAGGCGACGCGCGATCTGGCGACAGAGCCTGTCGAGATCGAAACGCCGATCGAGCGCATGGAAGGCCGGGCGCTGTCCGGCAAGAAGCTCTGCTTCATTTCCATCCTGCGTGCGGGCAATGGCATTCTGGACGGAATGCTTGACCTGGTCCCGGCGGCGCGTGTGGGGCATATCGGACTTTACCGCGATCACGACACGCTGGAAGCCATCGAATATTACATGAAGCTGCCGGAGGACGTGGCCGACCGCGACTGCATCGTGGTGGATCCGATGCTGGCCACAGGGCACAGCGCGGCGGCCGCGATCGACCGTGTAAAGGCCGCGGGCGTGAAATACATCATCTTCGTCTGTCTGCTGGCCGCGCCGGAAGGGGTGGCCTACCTGAACGAACGACATCCGGACGTGAAGATCGTCACCTGCGCGATCGATCGTGGCCTGAACGAGAAGGGCTATATCGTTCCCGGCCTCGGCGACGCAGGGGACAGGTTATTCGGGACGCGGTGA
- a CDS encoding RNA pyrophosphohydrolase — MIDLSSLPYRPNVGAMLFDARGHIFLARRADLPDGIWQCPQGGIDPGETPEEAVRRELEEEIGTTKAEILGEYPEWLSYDLPPHLIGKALGGQFRGQTQRWFALRFLGSDSDVVLDRHLPAEFDQWAWVPPDEIASFNLGFKKILYATLVPALSRMASPL, encoded by the coding sequence ATGATCGACCTCTCATCCCTCCCGTATCGACCCAATGTCGGCGCCATGCTGTTCGACGCGCGTGGCCACATTTTTCTTGCCCGCCGGGCGGACCTGCCCGACGGCATCTGGCAATGCCCTCAAGGCGGAATCGACCCCGGCGAGACGCCAGAAGAGGCCGTTCGACGTGAACTCGAAGAGGAAATCGGCACGACAAAAGCCGAAATCCTTGGCGAGTATCCGGAGTGGCTGTCCTATGACCTGCCACCGCACTTGATCGGCAAGGCTCTGGGCGGGCAGTTTCGTGGTCAGACGCAACGCTGGTTCGCCTTGCGTTTCCTGGGCAGTGACAGCGATGTCGTGCTGGATCGCCATCTGCCGGCCGAATTCGACCAGTGGGCGTGGGTCCCGCCAGACGAGATCGCGTCATTCAATCTCGGCTTCAAAAAAATACTCTATGCGACACTCGTCCCGGCGCTTTCGCGAATGGCGTCACCCCTCTGA
- a CDS encoding S41 family peptidase produces MKLRTGLLLGTAFLAGITTGPSVERMAGPAVAHLLGNTALAREVAADNDNHSETLRLLTLFGTVLDLVRAEYVEPVSDKDLINNALDGMVSNLDPHSSYMNEKQYKDMQVQISGKFGGLGIQVQDQDGHVRVVSPMVGTPASRAGIKPGDFITEVDGKSLDGMTLDQAVTKMRGDPGTKITLTIIRAKAPKPLKFTMTREIVHIQVVTSALYGKTGYIHLNEFDDDTESGMHAAYDKLKAQAGGKLDGLVLDLRLNPGGKLDQAIAVSDDFIPEGEIVSIRGRHAENNHRWDAKGTDITNRLPIVVLINGGSASASEIVAGALQDHRRAVLLGEKSFGKGSVQSLIPVPGNGAVRLTTARYYTPSGRSIQGLGIAPDILVKESKDDEGIGYREADLKHIITNIGGNRSKAPVRTDLPAIASSIPDAPPANWPKFDLTKPNTDFQLQEGLRVVHAMAGLPPGELPNGAVENKTTSNAPSPTHVQQH; encoded by the coding sequence ATGAAGCTCCGCACAGGCCTGCTGCTCGGGACGGCATTCCTGGCCGGCATCACCACCGGTCCGTCGGTCGAACGCATGGCCGGACCGGCAGTCGCGCATCTGCTCGGCAACACAGCCCTGGCGCGCGAGGTGGCCGCCGACAACGACAACCATAGCGAAACACTCCGTCTGCTGACTCTTTTCGGCACGGTTCTCGATCTCGTCCGTGCGGAATATGTCGAGCCCGTGAGCGACAAGGACCTGATCAACAACGCCCTCGACGGCATGGTCAGCAATCTCGACCCGCACAGCTCGTATATGAACGAGAAGCAGTACAAGGACATGCAGGTCCAGATCAGCGGCAAATTCGGCGGTCTCGGCATTCAGGTGCAGGATCAGGACGGGCATGTCCGCGTCGTCTCGCCCATGGTCGGCACGCCGGCATCCCGCGCGGGAATCAAGCCGGGCGATTTCATCACCGAAGTGGACGGCAAGTCGCTCGATGGCATGACGCTCGATCAGGCGGTGACCAAGATGCGTGGCGATCCGGGAACCAAGATCACCCTGACGATCATCCGCGCCAAAGCGCCCAAGCCGCTGAAATTCACCATGACGCGCGAGATCGTCCATATTCAGGTCGTCACCTCGGCGCTTTACGGCAAGACCGGCTACATCCATCTCAACGAATTCGACGACGATACCGAAAGCGGCATGCATGCGGCCTACGACAAGCTGAAGGCACAGGCCGGCGGCAAGCTCGACGGGCTCGTTCTCGACCTGCGTCTCAATCCGGGCGGCAAGCTCGATCAGGCAATCGCCGTCAGCGACGATTTCATCCCCGAGGGCGAGATCGTCTCGATCCGTGGCCGCCATGCCGAGAACAACCATCGCTGGGACGCCAAGGGAACGGACATCACCAACCGTCTGCCGATCGTGGTGCTGATCAATGGCGGGTCGGCATCCGCCAGCGAGATCGTCGCAGGTGCGCTGCAGGATCATCGGCGCGCCGTGCTGCTGGGTGAGAAATCTTTCGGCAAGGGCTCCGTGCAATCCCTGATCCCTGTTCCGGGCAACGGTGCGGTACGCCTGACGACGGCGCGTTATTACACGCCATCCGGCCGTTCCATCCAGGGTCTCGGCATCGCGCCGGACATTCTGGTCAAGGAAAGCAAGGACGATGAGGGCATCGGCTATCGCGAAGCCGATCTGAAGCACATCATCACCAATATCGGCGGCAATCGCAGCAAGGCGCCCGTCCGAACCGATCTGCCGGCCATCGCGTCCTCCATTCCCGATGCGCCGCCGGCAAACTGGCCGAAATTCGACCTCACCAAGCCCAACACCGACTTCCAGTTGCAGGAAGGCCTCCGCGTCGTGCACGCGATGGCGGGACTGCCCCCCGGTGAATTGCCGAACGGCGCGGTCGAGAACAAGACCACGTCCAACGCCCCGTCGCCAACGCATGTCCAACAACACTAG
- a CDS encoding threonine ammonia-lyase, protein MLQRTTETPTFADIAAAHARIAPRIVRSPTLPCPALSKLTGAEIWLKLENLQAIASFKERGAANKLALLTEEERARGVIAVSAGNHAQGVARHASLLGIDATIVMPRFTPTAKVERTRGWGANVVTEGEDFAAASLVAEEIRRRENRVLVHPFNDPAVMAGQGTFGIELLEDAPELDALVLPIGGGGLISGTAIAAAHMRPGLDIYGVQVESHASLSAFPQAPVDVRGGSTIAEGIAVTTLGDQCYEAARPHLSGVLVVTELQVESAIALLAEHAKQVSEGAGAAALAAVMAYPDIFQGKRLALPISGGNIGTRILANTLLRALRRDGRLLSLILQIPDRPGVLADIATRIGNAGGNIIEVSHQRLFAAPSVQTAELEIMVEARDSRHADAIEADLRAHYVLTRG, encoded by the coding sequence ATGCTCCAGAGAACGACCGAAACGCCGACATTCGCTGACATCGCCGCCGCGCATGCACGAATTGCGCCCCGGATCGTTCGCTCGCCCACCCTGCCGTGCCCGGCGCTTTCGAAGCTGACCGGGGCGGAGATCTGGCTGAAGCTGGAAAATCTGCAGGCCATCGCCTCGTTCAAGGAGCGCGGTGCGGCCAACAAGCTGGCGTTGCTCACGGAAGAAGAGCGTGCCCGCGGCGTGATCGCCGTATCGGCCGGCAACCACGCGCAAGGCGTGGCGCGTCATGCCAGCCTGCTGGGCATCGATGCGACCATCGTCATGCCCCGCTTCACGCCGACCGCCAAGGTGGAACGCACGCGCGGCTGGGGTGCCAATGTCGTGACGGAGGGCGAGGATTTCGCCGCCGCCAGCCTCGTGGCTGAGGAAATCCGCAGGCGCGAGAACCGCGTGCTGGTGCATCCGTTCAACGACCCTGCCGTCATGGCCGGTCAGGGAACGTTCGGCATCGAACTGCTGGAGGATGCACCGGAACTGGACGCCCTCGTCCTGCCGATCGGCGGTGGCGGCCTGATTAGCGGCACGGCGATTGCCGCCGCGCATATGCGTCCCGGCCTCGATATTTACGGCGTGCAGGTGGAGAGCCATGCGTCCCTTTCCGCCTTCCCGCAGGCGCCCGTGGATGTGCGGGGCGGATCGACGATCGCGGAAGGCATTGCCGTCACGACACTTGGCGACCAGTGCTACGAAGCGGCCCGCCCGCACCTGAGCGGCGTGCTGGTCGTGACCGAATTGCAGGTCGAATCGGCCATTGCACTGCTGGCGGAGCATGCCAAACAGGTCAGCGAAGGCGCCGGCGCCGCAGCGCTTGCCGCCGTCATGGCCTATCCGGACATTTTCCAGGGCAAGCGCCTCGCCCTGCCGATCAGCGGGGGCAATATCGGCACGCGCATCCTGGCCAATACGCTGTTGCGTGCCTTGCGTCGGGACGGTCGGCTATTGTCGCTCATCCTCCAGATTCCCGATCGCCCCGGCGTTCTGGCGGATATCGCGACACGCATCGGCAATGCAGGCGGCAACATCATCGAAGTGTCGCATCAGCGGCTTTTCGCCGCACCATCGGTGCAGACGGCCGAACTCGAAATCATGGTCGAGGCACGCGACAGCCGCCATGCGGACGCCATCGAGGCCGATCTGCGCGCCCATTACGTGCTGACGCGCGGCTGA
- a CDS encoding divergent polysaccharide deacetylase family protein, with product MSNNTRGNKPRRPGLRSGLPRAGRALLGFWAVVLLGVAGGVGTLAYLGPPPKPAVKPSIAIATVPRPSASRPVAPLALPRPIKGPHLAIVVSGLGYSAELTETALKTLPSQVGFLVSPYIADLPALIERAHHAGHEVFLDLPVQGPAPDMTSIGPHGLGYGNGPAEDIAALQWNLERAPGIVGVSVADLAPPAVVSAPGFASTPDFMPVARAIAARGLMVLLNGEQKSGLSRDLRADTRLEMDADAETIDHDLFTLADRAAHGEFVLTTTDTMTPVGLTRLAAWLSSLPGRGIILAAPSAMSMPDLSTPDPSTNPA from the coding sequence ATGTCCAACAACACTAGAGGCAACAAACCGCGCCGGCCCGGCTTGCGTTCGGGCCTGCCACGGGCCGGCCGCGCATTGCTGGGATTCTGGGCCGTTGTTCTCCTCGGCGTGGCGGGTGGCGTGGGAACACTGGCCTATCTGGGGCCGCCGCCAAAACCGGCCGTGAAACCGTCGATAGCCATTGCCACGGTGCCCCGGCCCTCGGCCTCACGACCGGTTGCACCTCTGGCACTCCCCCGCCCCATCAAGGGACCGCATCTCGCCATCGTCGTCAGCGGTCTCGGCTATTCCGCCGAACTGACTGAAACAGCCCTGAAAACCCTGCCGTCACAGGTTGGTTTTCTCGTCTCGCCATATATCGCCGACCTGCCAGCACTGATCGAACGCGCGCATCATGCCGGACATGAGGTATTTCTTGATCTTCCCGTTCAGGGACCCGCGCCGGACATGACATCCATCGGACCGCATGGACTTGGCTATGGGAACGGCCCCGCCGAGGATATTGCCGCACTGCAATGGAATCTGGAACGGGCTCCCGGTATCGTCGGCGTTTCCGTTGCCGATCTTGCCCCTCCAGCCGTTGTTTCGGCGCCCGGCTTCGCATCCACACCTGATTTCATGCCAGTCGCCCGCGCCATCGCGGCCCGTGGCCTGATGGTCCTCCTCAACGGAGAGCAGAAATCCGGCCTTTCCCGCGATCTGCGGGCCGATACGCGACTGGAGATGGATGCGGACGCGGAAACGATCGATCACGATCTCTTCACCCTCGCCGACCGCGCCGCTCACGGCGAATTCGTGCTGACCACGACGGACACCATGACACCCGTGGGTCTGACACGTCTTGCCGCATGGCTTTCCAGTCTTCCGGGACGCGGTATCATCCTCGCCGCGCCGAGTGCCATGAGCATGCCGGACCTCTCCACGCCTGACCCATCGACGAATCCCGCATGA
- the msrB gene encoding peptide-methionine (R)-S-oxide reductase MsrB — translation MSVDCGTTGCGVGLTPEQRRVLREHGTERPGSSPLNDEKRPGVYHCAGCGEPLFDSDKKYDSGSGWPSFWAPKDDAVATTRDVSLGMVRTEVHCANCEGHLGHVFPDGPAPTGLRYCMNGVALDFRPA, via the coding sequence ATGAGCGTTGATTGTGGAACGACCGGCTGTGGCGTCGGCCTGACGCCGGAGCAGCGGCGGGTTTTGCGCGAACACGGCACCGAACGACCGGGATCGAGCCCGCTGAACGATGAAAAGCGTCCAGGTGTTTATCATTGCGCGGGATGCGGTGAGCCGCTGTTCGATTCCGACAAGAAATACGATAGCGGCAGTGGCTGGCCCTCCTTCTGGGCACCGAAGGACGACGCGGTTGCCACGACGCGCGATGTCTCTCTGGGCATGGTGCGGACCGAAGTGCATTGCGCGAACTGCGAAGGCCATCTCGGCCATGTTTTCCCTGACGGGCCGGCGCCGACGGGGCTACGTTATTGCATGAACGGTGTGGCGCTCGATTTTCGTCCTGCCTGA
- a CDS encoding murein hydrolase activator EnvC family protein: protein MAWPQLAAALVLAGTAVAAPHHAHRAGSPDRHALDAARNAHAALLRRQANQAALIDARRKAQRQAQARATQDAARTRNFAAQTRAATAELSETETRISALQDDIAALSTQQEELRRDIRHNAAMLRPLLPLAERLSIAPSTSLIAAPIPPDRAVEGLSIIAGLSVLTERAAERLHQQQTTLALNDARLKTQNDELAALRQKQSAERDAAAQQTRLAARAEKRADDAVTQARAAVATATAQATNLQDAIAQIEKTEADAQARLDAEARALQQRHETAKARRVQAQANAMSTTSGPGPSRGNGTAPVAGRITVAWGQTTEAGPATGITYETPGGAAVHAPCGGRVDFAGSFRSFGQMLILDCGRRYRFVVAGLGTLAARSGQPITRGGALGTMPGGTGHLFLQLRQGSQSVDPQPFL from the coding sequence ATGGCATGGCCGCAACTTGCCGCCGCTCTGGTGCTGGCGGGTACGGCCGTGGCGGCGCCACATCACGCGCACCGCGCCGGATCGCCCGATCGGCACGCCCTCGATGCCGCCCGGAACGCTCACGCCGCCCTGCTACGACGTCAGGCCAATCAGGCGGCATTGATCGACGCCCGTCGCAAGGCCCAGAGGCAAGCGCAGGCCCGCGCCACACAGGATGCCGCGCGCACGCGAAACTTCGCGGCGCAGACGCGCGCGGCCACAGCCGAGCTTTCCGAGACCGAGACACGGATCAGCGCCCTGCAAGACGATATCGCCGCGCTTTCCACGCAGCAGGAGGAACTGCGACGCGACATCCGACACAACGCCGCCATGCTCCGCCCCCTCCTGCCTCTGGCGGAACGGCTTTCCATCGCACCGAGCACCTCGTTGATCGCAGCGCCGATCCCGCCCGATCGCGCCGTCGAAGGCCTGTCGATCATCGCCGGCCTGTCGGTCCTGACGGAACGCGCCGCGGAACGCCTGCACCAGCAACAGACGACTCTCGCGCTGAACGATGCCAGACTTAAGACACAAAACGACGAACTGGCGGCCCTGCGCCAGAAGCAGTCGGCGGAACGCGATGCGGCGGCGCAGCAGACCCGCCTCGCCGCCCGGGCCGAAAAACGCGCCGACGACGCCGTAACGCAGGCGCGCGCCGCCGTGGCCACTGCCACGGCGCAGGCCACGAACCTGCAGGACGCCATCGCCCAGATCGAAAAGACCGAAGCCGACGCGCAGGCCAGACTCGACGCCGAGGCCCGCGCGCTCCAGCAACGTCACGAAACGGCGAAGGCACGACGCGTGCAGGCACAGGCCAATGCGATGAGCACGACCAGCGGTCCCGGTCCGTCACGTGGAAACGGAACAGCCCCCGTCGCGGGACGCATCACCGTCGCCTGGGGCCAGACGACGGAAGCCGGGCCTGCAACGGGCATCACATATGAAACCCCCGGCGGCGCGGCCGTGCATGCGCCGTGTGGCGGCCGCGTGGACTTTGCCGGATCGTTCCGCTCGTTCGGCCAGATGCTGATCCTGGATTGCGGACGGCGCTATCGCTTCGTGGTGGCCGGACTGGGCACGCTTGCCGCCCGGAGCGGTCAGCCGATCACCAGGGGTGGTGCACTCGGGACCATGCCCGGCGGTACGGGGCACCTGTTCCTGCAATTGCGCCAGGGAAGCCAGAGCGTTGACCCACAACCGTTCCTCTAG